From a region of the Flavobacterium branchiarum genome:
- a CDS encoding sensor histidine kinase, with translation MKINRLNSIILLGFIAIIGILVVQLLWTKEAFTLEQKKLNQKTHIALLEVAKKLHESNSNELPAQSPIQKISNDYYVVNIENDFEPDILEFYLKSEFKKMNITTDFEYAMYNCQSNEMVYGDHVSLSKKLDKKQSVHFPKHKNLVYYFAVRFPNETSYIFSSMRFWFVLSILIIIILLIYIYSVFTLLQQKKYSELQRDFINNMTHEFKTPLASILIASNYLIKQAPIKEDKKLEKYTEIIINQSGKLNNHIEKILSIAKSDYTPLELELKNILIIPAIEETIENIKLKYPDTTIKIESDATNYTIVADIFHFTNIVYNLLDNAIKYCDTKPEITIRLATDNQFLKIAFIDNGIGIANKNISFIFDKFYRIPNEKSTQSNGFGLGLYYVKKICNLHQWKINATNNPKKGITITISIPYKK, from the coding sequence GTGAAAATAAACAGACTCAACAGCATTATCCTTCTGGGGTTTATAGCAATCATCGGCATACTAGTCGTGCAATTACTATGGACTAAAGAAGCTTTTACCCTTGAGCAAAAAAAACTAAACCAAAAAACGCATATTGCTTTACTTGAAGTGGCAAAAAAACTACATGAAAGTAATAGCAATGAATTACCTGCTCAAAGTCCTATCCAAAAAATATCTAATGACTATTATGTTGTAAACATCGAAAATGATTTTGAGCCCGATATCTTAGAATTTTATTTAAAATCGGAATTCAAGAAAATGAATATCACAACCGATTTCGAATACGCCATGTACAACTGTCAGAGTAACGAAATGGTTTATGGAGATCATGTTTCACTATCTAAAAAATTAGATAAAAAACAATCCGTTCATTTCCCTAAGCATAAAAATCTGGTTTATTATTTTGCTGTTCGATTTCCTAATGAAACTAGTTATATCTTTAGTTCAATGCGCTTTTGGTTTGTACTTTCGATACTTATTATTATTATTTTACTAATCTATATCTACTCTGTTTTTACGCTTTTACAGCAAAAAAAATATTCTGAGTTACAGCGTGATTTTATCAATAATATGACACACGAGTTTAAAACTCCTTTGGCTTCAATTTTAATTGCTTCTAATTATTTGATTAAACAAGCCCCAATCAAAGAAGATAAAAAACTCGAAAAGTATACTGAAATCATCATCAATCAAAGTGGTAAACTAAACAATCATATTGAGAAAATTTTAAGTATTGCAAAATCTGATTATACTCCATTAGAACTAGAACTTAAAAATATTTTAATTATTCCTGCTATTGAGGAAACAATAGAAAACATCAAACTAAAATACCCTGATACAACTATTAAAATTGAATCGGATGCTACAAATTATACCATTGTTGCTGACATTTTTCATTTTACAAACATCGTTTATAATCTCCTTGATAATGCAATAAAATATTGCGATACCAAACCCGAAATCACAATTCGTCTGGCTACAGATAATCAATTCTTAAAAATTGCTTTTATAGATAACGGAATTGGAATTGCCAACAAGAACATTTCTTTTATTTTTGACAAATTCTACAGAATTCCAAATGAAAAAAGCACCCAGTCAAATGGTTTTGGATTAGGCTTGTATTATGTAAAAAAGATTTGCAACTTGCATCAGTGGAAAATCAATGCTACTAACAATCCAAAAAAAGGGATTACCATAACCATATCAATTCCGTATAAAAAATGA
- a CDS encoding MBL fold metallo-hydrolase, whose product MRLHHLRNATLVIETEKHVILVDPMLGKRKTIAPFSLFRFKPKRNPLTYLPKNSRAILSKVTHCIITHLHPDHLDKAGEVFLRRKSIPVICSTKDEDALTKRGVTVVQTLDYWKSQDFLDGTITGIPAVHGYGFITKLMGNVMGFYIELLNEKSIYISSDTIFTKDVEKVLTEFKPDIATIACGTARLDIGQPLLMRMNDILKFIALAPGKVFANHLEALNHCPTTRTELRLALTANNLLSKTSIPNDGESVEFL is encoded by the coding sequence ATGAGATTGCATCATTTACGTAATGCCACTTTAGTAATTGAAACAGAAAAGCACGTTATTTTAGTTGACCCAATGTTAGGCAAAAGGAAGACTATTGCTCCTTTTAGTCTTTTTCGTTTCAAACCAAAAAGAAATCCGCTTACCTATTTACCAAAAAACAGTAGAGCCATTTTAAGTAAAGTTACCCATTGCATCATTACTCATTTACACCCAGATCATTTAGATAAGGCTGGTGAGGTTTTTTTAAGAAGAAAATCAATTCCTGTAATTTGTAGTACTAAAGATGAAGATGCCCTTACAAAAAGAGGTGTAACTGTTGTTCAGACTCTGGATTATTGGAAGTCACAAGATTTTTTAGATGGAACAATTACAGGCATTCCTGCTGTTCATGGTTATGGCTTCATTACAAAACTGATGGGAAATGTAATGGGATTTTATATTGAACTTCTTAATGAAAAATCCATTTATATTAGTTCTGATACTATTTTTACTAAAGATGTAGAAAAAGTATTAACTGAGTTTAAACCCGATATTGCAACTATTGCTTGCGGTACAGCTAGATTAGATATTGGTCAACCGCTATTAATGAGAATGAATGATATTCTAAAATTTATTGCTCTTGCACCTGGAAAAGTCTTTGCAAATCATCTAGAGGCCTTAAATCATTGCCCAACAACTAGAACAGAACTTAGACTTGCTCTAACAGCAAATAATCTTTTATCAAAGACTTCGATTCCTAACGATGGTGAATCTGTTGAGTTTTTATAA
- a CDS encoding sialate O-acetylesterase translates to MMTTISLPAIFGDNMVLQRNSEVIILGWANPEEKIALIASWDNKEYKTVANNEGQWEFKIATPQAGGPYTISVKGRNEIVLKNILIGEVWICSGQSNMEMTPSWGIDNGNEEVQKATNSNIRFFTVPKLTASTPQNNLSGNWVKSTPETMKDFSAIGYFFAKRLQEELKDVPIGLISSNMGGTPVEVWMPEEVVTNDAILAESAKRFNEQEYEPRLPGRAYNAMIHPIVGFKIAGTIWYQGESNVGSTTYDKTLVALIGSWRKVWKEDFPFYFVQIAPNKTGSNNFWNVIVRDAQRRVLKEVSNTGMVVISDVSDVKEIHPTDKITVGIRLANLALANTYKTNIDLVNSPLYKAIKIEGNKVIVSFDYADGLYFKDRKEEQFEIAGIDGVFYPASAEIKDSEVWLESKKCITLVKVRFAWGNTVHSNLFNKANLPASCFISE, encoded by the coding sequence ATGATGACAACAATTTCTCTTCCTGCTATTTTTGGTGATAATATGGTATTGCAACGCAATTCAGAAGTCATCATTTTGGGTTGGGCAAATCCAGAAGAAAAGATTGCATTAATAGCAAGTTGGGATAACAAGGAATATAAAACTGTTGCTAATAATGAGGGACAATGGGAATTTAAGATTGCAACACCCCAAGCAGGAGGACCTTATACGATTAGTGTAAAAGGAAGAAATGAAATAGTTCTCAAAAATATTCTTATAGGAGAAGTTTGGATTTGTTCAGGACAATCTAATATGGAAATGACTCCAAGCTGGGGAATTGATAATGGCAATGAGGAAGTACAAAAGGCGACAAATTCAAATATTCGGTTTTTTACTGTTCCAAAATTAACTGCATCTACACCGCAAAATAATTTATCAGGAAACTGGGTTAAGTCAACACCAGAAACTATGAAAGATTTTAGTGCTATTGGATACTTCTTTGCTAAACGACTGCAAGAAGAATTGAAGGATGTTCCGATAGGTTTGATCTCTTCGAATATGGGTGGTACTCCTGTTGAGGTTTGGATGCCCGAAGAGGTAGTTACAAATGATGCTATTTTGGCTGAAAGCGCCAAGAGATTTAATGAACAAGAATATGAGCCTAGACTGCCCGGGCGTGCTTATAATGCAATGATTCATCCCATTGTAGGATTTAAAATTGCAGGAACAATTTGGTATCAAGGAGAATCGAATGTAGGGTCTACAACCTACGACAAAACATTAGTAGCTTTAATTGGCTCTTGGAGAAAAGTTTGGAAAGAAGATTTTCCATTTTATTTTGTTCAAATTGCTCCTAATAAAACGGGAAGTAATAACTTTTGGAATGTAATTGTCAGAGACGCACAACGCAGGGTACTCAAAGAAGTTTCTAATACAGGAATGGTGGTAATAAGCGATGTTAGTGATGTGAAAGAAATTCATCCAACAGACAAAATAACAGTTGGTATTCGCTTAGCGAACCTTGCTTTAGCAAATACTTATAAAACCAATATCGATTTGGTAAATAGCCCACTTTATAAGGCAATTAAAATAGAAGGGAATAAAGTAATAGTGTCTTTTGATTATGCAGATGGGTTGTATTTTAAAGATAGAAAGGAAGAGCAATTTGAAATAGCTGGAATTGATGGTGTTTTTTATCCAGCCAGTGCCGAAATTAAAGATAGTGAAGTTTGGTTGGAAAGTAAAAAATGCATTACTCTGGTAAAAGTTCGTTTCGCATGGGGAAATACGGTTCATTCTAATTTATTCAATAAGGCCAATTTACCTGCTTCTTGTTTTATTTCAGAATAA
- a CDS encoding DUF6705 family protein, with translation MKKIIIISILTVCNLSCKAQSVVPIENLAEYIQADNGIPESVTYLKDINGIRDNYVGTWKGTYNGRNYEITFTKKMTTYDGLTQDRLIMRYIIKDTNGSVLEDTRAEPDDSPYTAKSSYFNKTYFVLTYTGRQSQCGQGGELVVMLTKNINNSAIELFLTPRQDFIIEEYCPNGAAPQLFPTTKMSLIKQ, from the coding sequence ATGAAAAAAATAATTATTATAAGTATTCTGACTGTATGCAATTTATCCTGTAAAGCACAATCAGTTGTTCCAATAGAAAACTTAGCAGAATATATCCAAGCTGATAATGGTATCCCTGAAAGTGTCACTTATTTAAAAGATATAAATGGTATTAGGGATAATTATGTAGGCACTTGGAAAGGAACTTATAATGGGAGAAATTATGAAATCACATTTACAAAAAAAATGACTACATATGATGGTCTAACCCAAGACAGATTAATAATGCGTTATATTATTAAAGACACTAACGGTAGTGTTTTAGAAGATACCAGAGCAGAGCCAGATGACAGCCCTTATACAGCGAAAAGTTCTTATTTTAACAAAACCTATTTTGTTTTAACTTATACAGGCCGTCAAAGCCAATGTGGACAAGGGGGAGAATTAGTTGTTATGTTGACAAAAAACATAAATAATAGCGCCATAGAACTGTTTCTTACCCCTAGACAAGATTTTATAATTGAAGAATATTGTCCCAATGGTGCAGCCCCGCAATTATTTCCAACAACCAAAATGAGCTTAATCAAACAGTAG
- a CDS encoding B12-binding domain-containing radical SAM protein, with translation MKTKLFVITPPFTQLNTPYPATAYIKGFLNTKNIESVQADLGIEVILELFSKKGLTDVFEGSSSKFEVSEISDNSKRIFALQEEYLKTIDAVIAFLQGKNPTLALQICQEDFLPEASRFAQLEELDWAFGTMGTQDKAKHLATLYLEDISDFIVECIDENFGFSRYAERLGRSANSFDELYQALQQETTYIDEVLISILKERIESVKPIFFLISVPFPGNLYSAFRSAQWVKQNHPEIKISMGGGFPNTELRSLSDKRVFEFFDFITLDDGEVPIEELISSIENPEANSYKRTFLLENGEVVYKNNSLKQDYKQSQVGTPDYSDLLLDKYISVIEIVNPMHRMWSDGRWNKLTMAHGCYWGKCTFCDISLDYIKVYEPVAASLLCDRMEDMMAQTGQNGFHYVDEAAPPALMRALALEILRRKLAVTWWTNIRFEKSFSADLCLLLKASGCIAVSGGLEVASDRLLKLIDKGVTVEQVAKVTRNFTEAGIMVHAYLMYGYPTQTVQETVDSLEMVRQLFEAGILQSGFWHQFAMTAHSPVGMYPEKFGVKKATEAIGTFANNDIDYTDSTGINHDKFSFGLKKSLFNFMHGICFDYELQDWFDFKIPKTKIGSDFIFDALQESEDFNIKPTAKIVWLGGKPFTESFTKSKKGNSWEMLTLTFHDKKESFSILTNKNEGEWLVEILQKISVAKTKTYNFQEIKADFETNFDDFELFWYSKPVNTLREFGLLVL, from the coding sequence TTGAAAACGAAGCTTTTTGTAATTACACCTCCATTTACTCAATTGAATACGCCGTATCCAGCAACCGCTTATATCAAGGGGTTTCTGAATACTAAAAATATAGAATCTGTTCAGGCAGATTTGGGTATCGAAGTAATTCTAGAATTGTTTTCGAAGAAAGGATTAACAGATGTATTTGAAGGTTCAAGTTCAAAGTTTGAAGTTTCTGAAATCTCAGATAACTCTAAACGTATTTTTGCGCTTCAAGAGGAGTATCTTAAGACGATTGATGCTGTAATTGCCTTTTTGCAAGGAAAGAATCCAACATTAGCATTACAAATTTGTCAGGAAGATTTCTTGCCAGAGGCTTCTCGTTTTGCACAATTAGAAGAACTTGATTGGGCTTTTGGAACAATGGGAACGCAGGACAAAGCGAAACATTTAGCAACCTTGTATCTTGAAGATATTTCGGATTTTATTGTAGAATGTATCGATGAGAATTTTGGTTTCAGTCGCTATGCAGAACGTTTAGGACGAAGTGCTAATTCTTTTGACGAATTGTACCAAGCTTTACAACAAGAGACTACCTATATTGATGAGGTTTTAATTTCGATTTTAAAAGAACGTATCGAATCGGTAAAACCAATATTTTTTTTAATCTCAGTTCCTTTTCCTGGGAATTTATATAGCGCATTTAGATCTGCACAGTGGGTAAAACAAAATCATCCTGAAATTAAAATTTCAATGGGTGGTGGTTTCCCAAATACTGAGTTGCGCTCACTTTCAGATAAACGAGTTTTTGAGTTTTTCGATTTTATCACTTTAGATGATGGAGAAGTGCCCATCGAAGAACTAATTTCGAGTATAGAAAACCCAGAAGCTAATTCATACAAGCGAACTTTTCTGCTAGAAAATGGAGAAGTAGTTTATAAAAACAATTCGCTTAAGCAAGATTATAAGCAATCTCAAGTAGGAACACCAGATTATTCTGACTTGCTATTGGATAAATATATTTCGGTTATAGAAATTGTCAATCCGATGCATAGAATGTGGAGTGACGGACGCTGGAATAAACTAACAATGGCACATGGTTGTTATTGGGGAAAATGTACCTTTTGTGATATTTCATTAGATTACATAAAGGTTTATGAACCTGTTGCTGCAAGTTTGTTATGTGATCGAATGGAAGACATGATGGCGCAAACAGGACAAAACGGATTTCATTATGTAGATGAAGCTGCTCCGCCTGCACTTATGCGTGCTTTGGCGCTCGAAATTCTTCGAAGAAAGTTAGCTGTAACTTGGTGGACAAATATTCGTTTCGAGAAAAGTTTTTCAGCCGATTTATGTTTATTATTAAAAGCATCGGGCTGTATTGCCGTTTCGGGAGGGCTAGAAGTTGCTTCGGATAGGTTATTGAAATTAATCGATAAAGGAGTAACTGTAGAACAAGTAGCAAAAGTGACGCGTAATTTTACCGAAGCAGGTATTATGGTTCATGCCTATTTAATGTACGGATATCCAACGCAAACAGTTCAAGAAACGGTTGATAGTCTAGAAATGGTGCGTCAGTTATTTGAAGCAGGGATTTTACAATCTGGATTTTGGCATCAGTTTGCCATGACTGCGCATAGTCCGGTAGGAATGTATCCTGAAAAATTTGGTGTAAAAAAAGCAACAGAAGCTATTGGAACTTTTGCCAATAATGATATTGATTATACAGATTCTACGGGAATCAATCACGATAAATTTAGTTTTGGACTTAAGAAATCATTATTCAATTTCATGCACGGAATTTGTTTTGATTATGAGCTTCAAGATTGGTTTGATTTTAAAATTCCAAAAACTAAGATTGGATCAGATTTTATTTTTGATGCTTTACAAGAGTCAGAAGATTTCAATATAAAACCCACAGCTAAAATTGTTTGGTTAGGAGGGAAGCCTTTTACAGAATCTTTTACCAAATCTAAAAAAGGAAACTCTTGGGAAATGCTAACGCTTACTTTTCATGATAAAAAAGAAAGTTTTAGTATTCTGACAAATAAAAATGAAGGAGAGTGGCTAGTTGAAATATTACAGAAAATTTCGGTGGCAAAAACTAAAACCTATAATTTTCAGGAAATCAAAGCCGATTTTGAAACTAATTTTGATGATTTTGAATTGTTTTGGTATTCAAAACCTGTGAATACTTTAAGAGAATTTGGATTGTTGGTTTTATAA
- a CDS encoding HdeD family acid-resistance protein yields the protein MGNSLFKKVKKAIDYWYIPFLVGLLFIGIGIWSFMTPLAAYLSLALIFSISFLGSGIFEIIFALSNRKKIDNWGWTLASGILGLVVGILLISNPLISITILPLYVGFVILFRSIMAIVMAFDLKSYRVPDWGSLLVLGILGVIFSFILLWNPVFAGLSLVYWTAFAFIAIGAFYIYFSFKLKKIHDISEKFD from the coding sequence ATGGGAAATTCTTTATTTAAAAAGGTAAAAAAAGCAATTGATTATTGGTATATTCCATTTTTAGTGGGATTGCTTTTTATTGGAATCGGAATTTGGTCTTTTATGACGCCTTTAGCGGCTTATTTAAGCCTTGCATTGATTTTTAGTATTTCATTTCTAGGAAGTGGAATTTTTGAAATCATTTTTGCGCTTTCTAACAGAAAAAAAATAGATAACTGGGGTTGGACATTGGCATCTGGGATTTTAGGACTGGTAGTAGGGATATTGCTAATTTCGAATCCATTAATTTCGATTACGATACTTCCATTATACGTAGGGTTTGTAATTTTATTCCGTTCGATCATGGCGATCGTTATGGCTTTTGATTTAAAGAGCTATAGAGTGCCAGATTGGGGGAGTCTTTTAGTATTAGGGATTCTTGGAGTTATATTTTCATTCATATTATTATGGAATCCTGTTTTTGCAGGTCTTTCACTAGTATATTGGACAGCCTTTGCTTTTATTGCAATTGGAGCTTTTTATATTTATTTTTCTTTCAAACTGAAAAAAATACATGATATTTCTGAGAAGTTTGATTAA
- a CDS encoding DUF1573 domain-containing protein, with product MKIIRPLLLVLTLGLMSFSAIAPVETIVAKASAFAGSITWKAETIDVGQIPLNVPKEIDFEFKNTGKTAVVITSVQGSCGCTATNYTKEPILPGKSAKITATYNAASKGAFSKTVTVVTSAEATPKVLTLKGIVL from the coding sequence ATGAAAATTATCAGACCATTATTATTAGTATTGACTTTAGGTTTAATGTCTTTCTCAGCGATTGCTCCAGTAGAAACAATAGTAGCAAAAGCTTCTGCATTCGCAGGATCAATTACATGGAAAGCAGAAACTATCGATGTTGGGCAAATACCACTGAATGTACCAAAAGAAATTGATTTTGAATTTAAAAACACAGGAAAAACAGCTGTAGTTATTACAAGTGTTCAGGGATCTTGTGGGTGTACTGCAACAAATTATACAAAAGAACCGATTTTACCTGGAAAATCTGCAAAGATTACAGCGACGTATAATGCTGCTAGCAAAGGTGCTTTTTCTAAAACTGTTACTGTAGTAACAAGTGCAGAAGCAACACCAAAAGTACTTACATTAAAAGGAATAGTTTTATAA
- a CDS encoding MFS transporter, protein MKNNSKKINSTKHVLFGSLIGTTIEFFDFYIYANAAVLVFPQLFFPSSDPTMATLESLATFSIAFLSRPLGSAFFGHYGDKIGRKFTLVAALLTMGISTVAIGFLPSYASIGVTAPLLLMLCRFGQGVGLGGEWGGAVLLAIENAPPNKRAWYGMFPQLGAPIGLLLSGGTFLLLTDSMSNEDFMNYGWRIPFIASSLLVVVGFYIRTKITETPSFENSKKEQEEVKIPFLTLVKSYKNQLIFGTLAAVTTFLVFYLMTVFTLSWATSDLGYAKRDFLLIQLFSVLFFALFIPISAVVADKIGRRKILILTTGAIAVFGFFFSYFLNSGNTAMVTFFLCLGMALMGFTYGPLGTFLSELFPTNVRYSGASLTFNLAGIIGAAFAPMIAIWLASTYDLTYVGFYLSIAAFISMLSLLVISKKEHKF, encoded by the coding sequence ATGAAAAATAATTCAAAAAAAATAAATTCCACAAAACACGTTCTTTTTGGTAGTTTAATTGGTACCACAATCGAGTTTTTCGACTTTTATATTTATGCCAATGCTGCGGTTTTAGTTTTTCCTCAGTTATTTTTTCCAAGTTCAGATCCTACAATGGCAACATTAGAGTCACTAGCCACTTTTTCGATTGCTTTTTTATCTCGCCCTTTGGGTTCTGCATTTTTCGGACATTATGGAGATAAAATTGGACGTAAATTTACTTTAGTTGCTGCATTATTGACTATGGGAATTTCGACAGTAGCCATTGGTTTTTTACCTAGTTACGCAAGTATTGGTGTCACTGCTCCTTTATTATTGATGTTATGCCGATTTGGACAAGGCGTTGGATTAGGTGGAGAATGGGGAGGAGCTGTTTTGCTAGCTATCGAAAACGCACCACCAAATAAACGTGCTTGGTATGGCATGTTCCCACAATTAGGGGCGCCAATTGGGTTGTTGCTTTCTGGAGGTACTTTTTTATTACTAACAGATTCAATGAGTAATGAAGATTTTATGAATTATGGATGGAGAATTCCTTTTATCGCCAGTTCACTTTTGGTAGTGGTTGGGTTTTATATCCGAACTAAAATAACAGAAACACCTTCTTTTGAAAATTCTAAAAAGGAACAAGAAGAAGTGAAAATTCCATTTTTAACTTTGGTCAAGTCGTATAAAAATCAATTGATATTTGGAACACTTGCAGCGGTTACAACATTCTTGGTGTTTTATTTAATGACCGTATTTACATTGAGTTGGGCAACTTCTGATTTGGGTTATGCAAAAAGAGACTTTTTATTGATTCAGTTATTTTCAGTATTGTTTTTCGCTTTATTTATTCCAATTTCGGCTGTAGTTGCGGATAAAATCGGACGTCGTAAAATATTAATTTTAACTACGGGAGCCATAGCTGTTTTTGGTTTTTTCTTTTCCTATTTTTTAAATTCAGGAAATACAGCGATGGTAACATTCTTTTTATGCTTAGGAATGGCTTTGATGGGATTCACTTATGGGCCTTTAGGAACGTTTCTATCTGAATTATTTCCAACGAATGTTCGTTACTCAGGAGCTTCATTAACTTTTAATTTGGCAGGAATTATTGGTGCAGCATTCGCACCAATGATTGCGATTTGGCTAGCAAGTACTTATGATTTAACCTATGTAGGTTTTTATCTTAGTATTGCGGCTTTTATTTCGATGTTGTCATTGTTAGTAATCAGTAAAAAAGAACATAAGTTTTAG
- a CDS encoding DUF6705 family protein, producing the protein MRKIIIISILIVCNLSSKAQIIVTTEEVLKYMDTNKAFPKGAYLQDVNHVLDKFIGTWKGTYGGKNYEFRITKFLAVRESFKEDILLMRYLVINSNGTVIEDTRALPDSSPYVIRGDYLDTTTYALNYSGKNANCGQAGTIFIDFLKDSNNTKMTLFLVTESMIIDQNSCPNGGAKQIMPTADQIILLKQ; encoded by the coding sequence ATGAGAAAAATAATTATTATAAGTATTCTGATTGTATGTAATTTATCTTCTAAAGCGCAAATTATAGTTACTACAGAAGAAGTTTTAAAATACATGGATACTAACAAAGCATTTCCAAAAGGAGCATACTTACAAGATGTAAATCATGTTTTAGACAAATTTATTGGTACTTGGAAAGGAACTTATGGTGGTAAAAATTACGAATTTAGAATAACAAAATTCTTAGCCGTAAGAGAGAGTTTTAAAGAAGATATATTATTAATGCGTTACCTTGTAATAAATAGTAATGGTACTGTGATTGAAGATACAAGAGCATTGCCTGATTCTAGTCCTTATGTAATTAGAGGAGATTATCTTGATACTACTACCTACGCTTTAAATTATAGTGGTAAAAATGCAAATTGCGGGCAAGCAGGTACTATATTCATTGATTTCTTAAAAGACAGTAATAATACAAAAATGACTTTATTCTTAGTTACTGAATCGATGATTATTGATCAAAATAGTTGTCCTAATGGAGGAGCGAAACAAATTATGCCTACAGCTGATCAAATAATATTATTAAAACAATAG
- a CDS encoding response regulator transcription factor yields the protein MSIFKILYTEDDETLGFLTKDNLEQNNYDVTHCCDGKLGLEAFNKGNFDICILDIMMPKIDGFELATEIRKLNSDIPIIFLSAKTLKEDRIKGLRLGADDYLIKPFSIEELLLKIEIFLKRSHKNDSIDKFIYKIGKYHFDTKNFILFNENEKIGLTQREAELLKLFLDNKNSVLKREQILTSLWGDDDYFMGRSLDVFISRLRKILANEQGISIENLHGIGFRFTI from the coding sequence ATGAGTATTTTCAAAATCCTTTACACCGAAGATGATGAAACTTTAGGGTTTCTTACCAAAGATAATCTTGAACAAAATAATTACGATGTAACGCATTGTTGCGACGGAAAACTAGGTCTTGAAGCTTTTAACAAAGGTAATTTCGATATTTGTATTTTGGATATTATGATGCCAAAAATAGATGGATTTGAACTCGCTACTGAAATAAGAAAACTCAATTCTGACATTCCTATTATTTTTCTTTCGGCCAAAACGCTTAAGGAAGATAGAATAAAAGGATTGCGACTTGGTGCCGATGATTACCTCATTAAACCTTTTAGTATTGAAGAACTACTTCTGAAAATTGAAATATTTTTAAAACGTTCACACAAGAATGACTCTATAGATAAATTTATTTATAAAATTGGAAAATATCATTTTGACACTAAGAACTTTATTCTTTTTAATGAAAATGAAAAAATAGGCCTTACACAACGTGAAGCTGAATTATTAAAATTATTTCTTGACAATAAAAATTCCGTTTTAAAAAGAGAGCAGATTCTAACTTCGCTTTGGGGAGACGATGATTATTTTATGGGCCGAAGCTTAGATGTTTTTATTTCGCGTCTGCGCAAAATTTTAGCAAACGAACAAGGTATTTCTATAGAAAACTTACACGGAATTGGTTTTAGATTTACAATCTAA
- a CDS encoding C40 family peptidase — protein sequence MKFTFYLFTAFVLFSSFTTKKDQKITSNQIQEIQSIIDRDSIITYSKKYLGTPYLYAGNTPKKGFDCSGFVNYVFKYFEIDLPRSSSAYKNIGKAKSPEDFKVGDILVFYGYKDKKRIGHLGIICEANGMKSKFIHASSGKIKSVIISALDSNHYSNRFYKCINVLPK from the coding sequence ATGAAGTTTACCTTTTACCTATTTACAGCCTTTGTATTATTTTCATCATTTACCACAAAAAAAGATCAGAAAATCACAAGTAATCAAATTCAAGAAATACAATCCATAATTGACAGAGACTCCATTATTACCTACTCTAAAAAATATCTGGGAACACCCTATCTATACGCTGGAAATACTCCTAAAAAAGGATTTGATTGTTCTGGCTTTGTTAATTATGTTTTTAAATATTTTGAGATTGACTTACCCCGAAGCTCAAGCGCTTACAAAAACATTGGTAAAGCAAAATCACCTGAAGATTTTAAAGTGGGAGATATTTTAGTTTTTTATGGATATAAAGACAAAAAAAGAATAGGTCATCTTGGAATAATTTGTGAAGCCAATGGTATGAAATCAAAATTTATTCATGCTTCATCTGGAAAAATAAAAAGCGTAATAATTAGCGCATTAGACTCAAATCACTACAGCAATCGCTTTTATAAATGCATAAATGTATTGCCTAAATAA